In the Halalkalicoccus sp. NIPERK01 genome, one interval contains:
- a CDS encoding NADH-quinone oxidoreductase subunit J, translated as MVLETAAFALFAGVTLASSLGVVLVRDVWHSALLLGVALLSVAIHYVTLQAEFLAAMQILVYVGGVLILITFAVMLTHDETAEADRGAQGMGPTDTEASNAD; from the coding sequence ATGGTACTAGAGACAGCGGCGTTTGCGCTGTTTGCGGGGGTGACACTCGCGAGCAGTCTCGGCGTCGTCCTCGTCAGGGACGTCTGGCACTCCGCGCTCCTGCTCGGGGTGGCACTCCTGAGCGTCGCGATCCACTACGTGACGCTGCAGGCCGAGTTCCTCGCGGCGATGCAGATCCTCGTCTACGTCGGCGGGGTTCTCATCCTGATCACGTTCGCCGTGATGCTGACCCACGACGAGACCGCGGAAGCCGACCGCGGCGCACAGGGAATGGGACCGACCGACACGGAGGCGAGCAATGCCGACTAG
- a CDS encoding NADH-quinone oxidoreductase subunit I, with amino-acid sequence MIGLFKSMATTMKHALDGNTFTVEYPETAPEVSPRFRGVHKFSQERCIWCRQCENVCPNDTIQIVMDDQRNGEQYNLHIGQCIYCRLCEEVCPVDAILLTQNFEFTGDTKDDLVYNKEQLGNVPWYKDIDPLESREPDRGAWIGEGEGEVDYQ; translated from the coding sequence ATGATCGGACTGTTCAAATCGATGGCGACGACGATGAAACACGCGCTCGACGGCAACACGTTCACCGTCGAGTACCCCGAGACCGCACCCGAGGTCAGCCCACGGTTCAGGGGCGTCCACAAGTTCAGCCAGGAGCGCTGTATCTGGTGTCGACAGTGCGAGAACGTCTGTCCGAACGACACGATCCAGATCGTGATGGACGACCAGCGAAACGGCGAGCAGTACAACCTCCACATCGGCCAGTGCATCTACTGCCGGCTGTGTGAGGAGGTCTGCCCCGTCGACGCCATCCTGCTGACCCAGAACTTCGAGTTCACGGGCGACACCAAGGACGACCTGGTGTACAACAAAGAACAGCTCGGGAACGTCCCGTGGTACAAGGACATCGACCCGCTCGAATCGCGCGAGCCGGATCGCGGCGCGTGGATCGGCGAGGGCGAAGGCGAGGTCGACTACCAGTAA
- a CDS encoding complex I subunit 1 family protein: MVLPLQDVVLPDRIADLTGLGQYGVLGEFVAAFIAAFVVANIMLAMSGIAGPWAKRKITAAFTDRIAVNRIGPFGLLIIPASSVQLLAKELIIPEGVDRPAYDLAPLVIASSAMLGFAVIPMGSGIHLADPEVGLVLVFAIASIASLGLATAGYASNNKYSMLGGLRAVAQNIAYEIPLIVTAASVVIFAGTLQMSEIVAAQAEPLATVAGVSIPSWYAFVNPFAFVLFMTANMAEVGRNPFDVPEAPTEIIAGYQTEYSSVYFVLIYLGEFLHIFLGGAIVTTIFLGGPAGPVLPGIVWFLIKIWAVFLFTQWARSALPRVRIDQLIEIGWKGMLVLSFANLVLTAIIVGVFIA; the protein is encoded by the coding sequence ATGGTCCTGCCGCTACAGGATGTGGTGTTGCCCGATCGGATCGCTGACCTGACCGGACTGGGACAGTACGGCGTGCTTGGCGAGTTCGTCGCCGCGTTCATCGCGGCGTTCGTCGTCGCCAACATCATGCTGGCGATGAGCGGCATCGCCGGTCCGTGGGCTAAACGCAAGATCACGGCCGCGTTCACCGACCGGATCGCGGTCAACCGAATCGGTCCCTTCGGACTCCTGATCATCCCGGCGTCGTCGGTTCAACTGCTGGCGAAGGAGCTGATCATCCCCGAGGGCGTCGACCGACCGGCCTACGACCTCGCGCCGCTGGTCATCGCCTCCTCGGCGATGCTCGGCTTCGCCGTCATCCCGATGGGCAGCGGCATCCACCTGGCCGACCCCGAGGTCGGACTGGTGCTCGTCTTCGCGATCGCCTCGATCGCCTCGCTGGGGCTCGCGACCGCGGGCTACGCCTCGAACAACAAGTACTCGATGCTCGGCGGGCTTCGCGCGGTCGCCCAGAACATCGCCTACGAGATCCCGCTGATCGTCACCGCGGCCTCGGTCGTGATCTTCGCGGGCACGCTCCAGATGAGCGAGATCGTCGCCGCGCAGGCCGAACCGCTCGCGACGGTCGCGGGCGTCTCGATCCCCTCGTGGTACGCGTTCGTCAACCCGTTCGCGTTCGTGCTGTTCATGACGGCGAACATGGCCGAAGTGGGCCGGAATCCCTTCGACGTACCCGAGGCACCCACCGAGATCATCGCCGGCTACCAGACCGAGTACTCCTCGGTGTACTTCGTGTTGATCTACCTCGGGGAGTTCCTGCACATCTTCCTCGGGGGCGCGATCGTCACGACGATCTTCCTCGGCGGGCCCGCCGGGCCCGTCCTGCCGGGCATCGTCTGGTTCCTCATCAAGATCTGGGCGGTGTTCCTGTTCACCCAGTGGGCGCGCTCGGCGCTGCCCAGGGTGCGGATCGACCAACTCATCGAGATCGGTTGGAAAGGAATGTTGGTGCTCTCCTTCGCCAACCTGGTTCTCACGGCCATCATCGTGGGGGTGTTTATCGCATGA
- a CDS encoding NADH-quinone oxidoreductase subunit D, with amino-acid sequence MSLERPPRQRYVTEDGVDYDAIEELLGEHVLGRETHLNAEGFVIRPDEVQDVLFALRDEAGFDHLSMVTAQEYQDRYESIYHLKKYDDPTHEVSVVVPTAKDDPVSQTAEPVYRTADWHEREAYDLVGIEYEGHPDPRRILLPETWQGHPLALDYDQDRPQIVTLAEHKNPIADDHYDSDTDTMFLNIGPHHPATHGVLHLKTVLDGEQVVDVDPDIGYLHRCEEQMAQQGTYRHQIMPYPDRWDYASAGLLNEWAYARVAEDLADIEVPEYAQVIRTMSAELCRICSHMLALGTFCLDIYGDFTAIFMYAMRDREKTQNLLEDLTGQRMMFNYFRLGGVVWDLPEPREEFFEKVRDFLDDLPGAVQEYHDLITSNEIFQTRTVDTGVLEPEVAKQYGATGPVARASGIDYDLRRDDPYGYYPELDWDVVTDDGCDNYARLLVRMREVEQSARIIEQCVDLLEGWPEDDREIQANVPRTLRPDPDTEIYRAVEGAKGELGIYIRSDGTDKPARFKIRSPCFHNLHTLPEMAEGEYVADLVASLGSLDIILGEVDR; translated from the coding sequence ATGAGTCTCGAGAGACCACCGCGACAACGGTACGTCACCGAGGATGGCGTCGACTACGACGCCATCGAGGAGTTGCTCGGCGAGCACGTCCTCGGACGCGAGACGCACCTCAACGCCGAGGGATTCGTCATCCGTCCCGACGAGGTCCAGGACGTCCTCTTCGCGCTGCGCGACGAGGCCGGCTTCGACCACCTCTCGATGGTCACAGCCCAGGAGTACCAGGACCGTTACGAGTCGATCTACCACCTGAAGAAGTACGACGACCCGACCCACGAGGTGAGCGTCGTCGTCCCGACCGCGAAGGACGATCCGGTCAGCCAGACCGCGGAACCCGTCTACCGGACCGCGGACTGGCACGAGCGCGAGGCGTACGACCTCGTCGGCATCGAGTACGAGGGCCACCCCGATCCTCGACGCATCCTGCTTCCCGAGACCTGGCAGGGCCACCCCCTCGCGCTGGATTACGACCAGGACCGCCCCCAGATCGTCACGCTCGCCGAACACAAGAACCCGATCGCAGACGACCACTACGATTCGGACACGGACACGATGTTCCTCAACATCGGTCCCCACCACCCGGCGACCCACGGCGTGCTCCACCTGAAGACGGTGCTCGACGGCGAGCAGGTCGTCGACGTCGACCCGGACATCGGCTACCTCCACCGGTGCGAGGAGCAGATGGCCCAACAGGGGACGTACCGCCACCAGATCATGCCGTACCCCGACCGCTGGGACTACGCGTCGGCGGGCCTGCTCAACGAGTGGGCGTACGCCCGGGTCGCCGAGGACCTCGCGGACATCGAGGTCCCCGAGTACGCACAGGTGATCCGGACGATGTCGGCCGAACTCTGCCGGATCTGCTCGCACATGCTCGCGCTCGGGACGTTCTGTCTCGACATCTACGGCGACTTCACCGCGATCTTCATGTACGCGATGCGCGACCGCGAGAAGACACAGAACCTCCTCGAGGACCTCACCGGCCAGCGGATGATGTTCAACTACTTCCGCCTCGGCGGCGTGGTCTGGGACCTGCCCGAACCCCGCGAGGAGTTCTTCGAGAAGGTCCGTGACTTCCTCGACGACCTGCCGGGGGCGGTCCAGGAGTACCACGACCTGATCACGTCGAACGAGATCTTCCAGACCCGCACCGTCGACACGGGCGTGCTCGAGCCCGAGGTCGCGAAGCAGTACGGGGCGACCGGCCCCGTCGCGCGCGCGTCGGGCATCGACTACGACCTCCGACGGGACGACCCCTACGGCTACTACCCCGAACTCGACTGGGACGTCGTCACCGACGACGGGTGCGACAACTACGCGCGCCTGCTCGTGCGGATGCGCGAGGTCGAACAGTCCGCACGGATAATCGAGCAGTGCGTCGACCTGCTCGAAGGCTGGCCCGAGGACGACCGCGAGATCCAGGCGAACGTCCCCCGAACGCTGCGTCCGGACCCCGACACGGAGATCTACCGGGCCGTCGAGGGTGCGAAGGGCGAACTCGGGATCTACATCCGATCGGACGGCACCGACAAACCCGCCCGGTTCAAGATCCGCAGTCCGTGTTTCCACAACCTGCACACGCTGCCGGAGATGGCCGAAGGCGAGTACGTCGCCGACCTGGTCGCCTCGCTGGGCAGCCTCGACATCATCCTCGGGGAGGTGGATCGCTGA
- a CDS encoding NADH-quinone oxidoreductase subunit B, translating to MSDTPRETISESSDPMSKTREARMGDVDNRFNSRLREAFGSSPFILTKFDQFMNWARGSSMFMLQFGIACCSLEMMHTYAVKHDLDRFGSGVPRASPRQADTIIIPGTIVSKFAPRMKRVYDQMAEPKFVVNMGSCAISGGPFQEGYNVIKGAEEVIPVDIHVPGCPPRPEALVYGVVKLQERIAQGESSPVVVKPYELEQFGDLERDELVEKLASRIDTDDLVMRYNWADSP from the coding sequence ATGAGTGACACACCACGGGAGACGATAAGCGAAAGCAGCGATCCCATGTCGAAGACCCGTGAGGCGCGCATGGGGGACGTGGACAACCGCTTCAACTCGCGGCTGCGTGAAGCGTTCGGGTCCTCGCCGTTCATCCTCACCAAGTTCGACCAGTTCATGAACTGGGCGCGGGGGTCCTCGATGTTCATGCTGCAGTTCGGGATCGCCTGCTGCAGCCTCGAGATGATGCACACCTACGCCGTGAAACACGACCTCGACCGGTTCGGGTCGGGCGTCCCGCGGGCCTCGCCCCGACAGGCCGATACGATCATCATCCCCGGCACCATCGTCTCGAAGTTCGCCCCCCGGATGAAGCGTGTCTACGACCAGATGGCCGAGCCGAAGTTCGTCGTCAACATGGGCTCGTGTGCCATCTCCGGCGGGCCGTTCCAGGAGGGCTACAACGTCATCAAGGGCGCCGAGGAGGTCATCCCGGTCGACATCCACGTCCCGGGCTGTCCGCCCCGCCCCGAGGCGCTCGTCTACGGCGTCGTCAAACTCCAGGAACGGATCGCACAGGGCGAGTCCTCCCCGGTCGTCGTCAAACCCTACGAGCTAGAGCAGTTCGGCGACCTCGAACGGGACGAACTGGTCGAGAAACTCGCGAGCCGGATCGACACCGACGACCTAGTCATGCGGTACAACTGGGCTGATTCACCATGA
- a CDS encoding NADH-quinone oxidoreductase subunit A, whose translation MSTWIAVGALALVGVLIPLGMMAVSALLRPTVPEQGKRSIYESGEIPTGTTRIRFNIQYYMVALLFLVFDIETVFIFPWVLIYSDAVAQVGLLHALGPMLVFIAVLVAALIWAWRTGAVQWIKSPEATKRSRLQ comes from the coding sequence ATGAGTACATGGATAGCAGTCGGGGCGCTGGCGCTCGTGGGGGTGTTGATCCCGCTCGGTATGATGGCGGTATCGGCGCTGTTGCGACCGACGGTCCCCGAACAAGGAAAACGGAGCATCTACGAGAGCGGTGAGATCCCGACGGGGACGACGCGCATCCGGTTCAACATTCAGTACTACATGGTTGCGCTGCTGTTCCTCGTCTTCGACATCGAGACGGTCTTCATCTTCCCCTGGGTCCTCATCTACAGCGACGCCGTGGCACAGGTCGGACTGCTCCACGCGCTGGGGCCGATGTTGGTCTTCATCGCCGTTCTCGTCGCCGCGCTGATCTGGGCGTGGCGCACAGGTGCGGTACAGTGGATCAAGAGCCCGGAGGCGACCAAACGGAGTAGACTACAATGA
- the purE gene encoding 5-(carboxyamino)imidazole ribonucleotide mutase, whose product MTVQEVRELIEEFEREAERERDPEETPEVGIVMGSDSDLDTMYGAYEALSELGFEEVTDVEDPPEARFTFETYVVSAHRTPKLMDAYASTASARGLDVIIAGAGGKSADLPNMTASLAYPVPTIGVPVQEKSVDSVIGMPTGAPLTAVDAGKSFNAALSAVQILAREHAELRDRLVEYHEGLQGEVAAVSRDLHESGTPAFRAGREE is encoded by the coding sequence ATGACCGTGCAGGAAGTACGGGAACTGATCGAGGAGTTCGAGCGGGAGGCCGAGCGCGAGCGTGACCCCGAGGAAACCCCCGAGGTGGGGATCGTCATGGGAAGCGACTCGGACCTCGATACGATGTACGGGGCCTACGAGGCGCTCTCGGAACTCGGCTTCGAGGAGGTCACCGACGTCGAGGACCCGCCGGAGGCGCGGTTCACCTTCGAGACGTACGTCGTCTCGGCCCACCGAACCCCGAAGCTGATGGACGCGTACGCGAGCACTGCATCCGCGCGGGGGCTCGACGTGATCATCGCGGGCGCGGGCGGGAAGTCTGCCGACCTCCCGAACATGACTGCCTCGCTGGCGTATCCCGTACCCACCATCGGGGTGCCGGTCCAGGAGAAGTCGGTCGATTCGGTCATCGGGATGCCGACGGGCGCGCCGCTCACCGCGGTCGACGCGGGCAAGTCGTTCAACGCGGCGCTGTCGGCGGTCCAGATCCTCGCGCGCGAGCACGCCGAACTGCGCGATCGACTGGTCGAGTACCACGAGGGCTTGCAGGGGGAAGTGGCAGCGGTCTCGCGCGACCTCCACGAGTCTGGGACCCCCGCGTTTCGCGCCGGGAGGGAGGAATGA
- a CDS encoding 5-(carboxyamino)imidazole ribonucleotide synthase, translated as MTPNSLPGPTIGVVGGGQLGRMLAEAAAPLGIEVIVLDPTPKCPASPVARDQIVGAFDDPNSVRELAARADVLTFEIELADPDLLEEVSEEAGIEVQPSPDTLRTIQDKLVQKRALQEAGVPVPAFRAVDSPDELRAALDDLGTPAMVKAREGGYDGRGNLPIEDPDDAESVLDELDGRAMVEEFVEFERELSVIGVKGDGESATYVAGENLHEKEILRETVVPARASGAVRERAQAVADEVLGLMDGRGVYGIELFQEGDEILVNEIAPRPHNSGHWTIEGARSSQFEQHARSVCGLPLGSTELREPVVTKNVLGDDRESREATLSGVDQLLAEPTAHLHWYGKREVRPLRKMGHFAVLGGDRSADELLESARTYRRHVEFEP; from the coding sequence ATGACACCGAACTCCCTTCCGGGACCGACGATCGGCGTCGTCGGCGGCGGCCAGTTGGGGCGAATGCTCGCGGAGGCGGCGGCCCCCCTGGGAATCGAGGTTATCGTCCTCGACCCCACACCGAAGTGTCCGGCCTCGCCCGTCGCGCGCGATCAGATCGTCGGCGCGTTCGACGACCCCAATTCGGTCCGCGAACTCGCCGCGCGCGCGGACGTGCTGACCTTCGAGATCGAACTCGCGGATCCCGACCTGCTCGAAGAGGTCTCCGAGGAGGCGGGGATCGAGGTCCAGCCCTCGCCGGACACCCTCCGGACGATCCAGGACAAACTGGTCCAAAAGCGCGCGCTTCAGGAGGCCGGCGTGCCGGTTCCGGCGTTCCGAGCGGTCGACTCCCCTGACGAACTGCGGGCGGCCCTCGACGACCTCGGAACGCCCGCGATGGTGAAGGCCCGCGAGGGCGGCTACGACGGCCGGGGCAACCTCCCGATCGAGGACCCCGACGACGCCGAGTCGGTACTGGACGAACTCGACGGACGGGCGATGGTCGAGGAGTTCGTCGAGTTCGAGCGCGAACTCTCGGTGATCGGCGTCAAGGGGGATGGGGAGAGCGCGACCTACGTCGCCGGCGAGAATCTGCACGAAAAGGAGATCCTCCGGGAGACCGTGGTCCCGGCACGGGCGAGCGGAGCGGTCCGAGAGCGCGCCCAGGCGGTCGCCGACGAGGTCCTCGGTCTGATGGACGGGCGAGGGGTGTACGGAATCGAGCTGTTTCAAGAGGGGGACGAAATCCTCGTCAACGAGATCGCGCCCCGCCCGCACAACTCGGGTCACTGGACGATCGAGGGCGCGCGAAGCTCGCAGTTCGAACAGCACGCCCGGTCGGTCTGTGGCCTCCCCTTGGGATCGACCGAACTGCGCGAACCGGTCGTCACGAAGAACGTGCTGGGCGACGACCGCGAGTCGCGGGAAGCGACCCTCTCGGGCGTCGATCAGTTGCTCGCCGAACCCACGGCCCACCTCCACTGGTACGGGAAACGCGAGGTGCGTCCGCTGCGGAAGATGGGCCACTTCGCCGTTCTCGGCGGGGACCGCTCGGCCGACGAACTGCTGGAGTCGGCACGTACATACCGCCGGCACGTGGAGTTCGAACCATGA
- a CDS encoding sulfatase-like hydrolase/transferase: MSDPNVLFLLTDQERYDLTAPDSPVETPAIDRLREEGMVFERAYTPISICSAARASLLTGLYPHNHGMLNNCHEPDAIRPNLPPELPTFGELLSEAGYHTAYVGKWHVGRDQGPGDFGFEYRGGADRHHDADLAGDFEAYRDDLGVEVDEEDLEGRLYTDTGTLVAATDPVPVEATRPYYIAQQAIERLHEGFEDPFFLRVDLYGPHHPYVVPEPYASMYDPDEIDPPGSYRETYDGKPAVHEQYLDYRGVRGFDWETWSEAIAKYRGFMTLLDDQVGRILDAAEGIEGLCTIHASDHGDFTGNHRQFNKGPIMYDETYHIPLQVRWPGEIEAGSTCEEFVSLHDLMPTFLDLVGVEIPDVDGRSIRPLLSGDVPDDWPDAHFAQYHGDEFGLYSQRMLRTERYKYVHNGPDRNELYDLEADPNELGNLIEHPAYVDVRRDLEARLIERMEAVDDPIAPWTATALGR; the protein is encoded by the coding sequence ATGAGCGACCCGAACGTCCTGTTTCTCCTCACCGACCAGGAGCGCTACGACCTCACCGCGCCCGACTCCCCGGTCGAGACGCCCGCTATCGACCGCCTTCGCGAGGAGGGGATGGTCTTCGAGCGGGCGTACACGCCCATCAGCATCTGTTCGGCCGCGCGCGCATCTCTCCTGACCGGGCTCTACCCGCACAACCACGGGATGTTGAACAACTGTCACGAACCGGACGCGATCCGGCCGAACCTGCCTCCGGAGCTGCCGACGTTCGGCGAACTCCTCTCCGAGGCCGGCTACCATACCGCCTACGTGGGCAAGTGGCACGTCGGGCGCGATCAGGGGCCCGGGGACTTCGGCTTCGAGTACCGCGGCGGGGCCGACCGCCACCACGATGCCGACCTGGCCGGCGACTTCGAGGCCTATCGCGACGACCTCGGCGTCGAGGTGGACGAGGAGGACCTCGAGGGCAGGCTCTACACCGACACGGGGACGCTCGTCGCCGCGACCGATCCCGTACCCGTCGAGGCCACGCGCCCGTACTACATCGCCCAGCAGGCGATCGAGCGCCTGCACGAGGGGTTCGAGGACCCCTTCTTCCTCCGGGTGGACCTCTACGGCCCCCACCACCCCTACGTCGTCCCCGAACCGTACGCCTCGATGTACGACCCCGACGAGATCGACCCCCCGGGGAGCTACCGGGAGACCTACGACGGCAAACCCGCGGTCCACGAGCAGTACCTCGACTACCGGGGCGTCCGAGGGTTCGATTGGGAGACTTGGTCGGAAGCGATCGCCAAATATCGGGGGTTCATGACGCTGCTCGACGACCAGGTCGGGCGGATCCTCGACGCCGCCGAGGGGATCGAGGGCCTCTGTACGATCCACGCCTCGGACCACGGCGATTTCACCGGGAACCACCGCCAGTTCAACAAGGGCCCGATCATGTACGACGAGACCTACCACATCCCCCTGCAGGTACGCTGGCCCGGCGAGATCGAGGCCGGATCGACCTGCGAGGAGTTCGTCTCGCTGCACGACCTGATGCCGACCTTTCTCGATCTTGTGGGTGTCGAGATCCCCGACGTGGACGGCCGGTCGATCCGTCCGCTCCTTTCGGGGGACGTGCCTGACGACTGGCCCGACGCCCATTTCGCCCAGTACCACGGCGACGAGTTCGGACTCTACTCCCAGCGGATGCTGCGGACCGAACGGTACAAATACGTCCACAACGGCCCCGACAGGAACGAACTCTACGATCTCGAAGCGGACCCGAACGAACTCGGGAACCTGATCGAACACCCCGCGTACGTCGACGTCCGACGCGATCTGGAGGCCCGGTTGATCGAACGGATGGAGGCAGTTGACGATCCGATCGCGCCGTGGACCGCGACGGCGCTGGGCCGGTAG
- a CDS encoding sulfatase has translation MGHPNIAVVVMDTARAADTVPADPAVMPTLADLAAGGTAYSNAFTSAPWTLPSHASFFTGTYASRHGAHGGHTYLDEDFITLAEALAGEGYETVGISNNTWITEEFGFTRGFERFQKTWQLVQSETDLGEVTRAKHARGKVDAFVSRALSGNPLVNGLNAVYDQFFRTGDDDGAARTTAWLDEWLTDREGDRPFFCFANCIEPHIQYRPPREYAEPFLPDGAYEKAMAIRQEPRAYDVGEYDISDEEFSLLEGLYRGELAYLDAKIGEFRDALKAAGEWEDTVLIVCGDHGENVGDHGFLGHQYNVYDTLLHVPLVIHGGAFEPTADEDELVQLLDLFPTLLDLAGADAPAAREQAQGQSLLAGETPRESVIAEYVSPQPSMAQLEERFGEIPEYMYEYDRSLRAIRTKEYKYIRGSDGSEELYDVEQDPDERFDIASTEPDIAADMAVDLEAWAGSFEHAENAGTVEMTEATKGRLRDLGYL, from the coding sequence ATGGGACATCCTAACATCGCGGTCGTCGTCATGGACACGGCGCGAGCGGCGGACACCGTTCCGGCCGATCCGGCTGTCATGCCGACGCTCGCGGATCTCGCGGCCGGGGGAACCGCTTACTCGAACGCGTTTACGAGCGCGCCGTGGACGCTGCCGTCACACGCGTCGTTCTTCACCGGCACCTACGCCTCGCGCCACGGCGCTCACGGCGGGCACACCTACCTCGACGAGGACTTCATCACCCTCGCGGAGGCGCTCGCGGGCGAGGGCTACGAGACGGTCGGCATCTCGAACAACACGTGGATCACCGAGGAGTTCGGCTTCACGCGCGGGTTCGAGCGCTTCCAGAAGACCTGGCAGCTCGTCCAGTCCGAGACCGATCTGGGAGAGGTGACGCGGGCGAAACACGCCCGCGGAAAGGTAGACGCGTTCGTCTCGCGGGCGCTTTCGGGCAACCCCCTGGTCAACGGGCTGAACGCGGTCTACGACCAGTTCTTCCGGACGGGCGACGACGACGGGGCCGCCCGCACGACCGCGTGGCTCGACGAGTGGCTCACGGACCGCGAAGGGGACCGCCCCTTCTTCTGTTTCGCGAACTGCATCGAACCCCACATCCAGTACCGTCCGCCCCGCGAGTACGCCGAGCCGTTCCTGCCCGACGGGGCCTACGAGAAGGCGATGGCGATCAGACAGGAGCCACGCGCCTACGACGTCGGCGAGTACGACATCAGCGACGAGGAGTTCTCGCTTCTCGAAGGGCTCTACCGGGGCGAACTCGCCTATCTCGACGCGAAGATCGGCGAGTTCCGCGACGCCCTGAAGGCCGCCGGCGAGTGGGAGGACACCGTCCTGATCGTCTGTGGCGACCACGGCGAGAACGTCGGCGATCACGGCTTTCTGGGCCACCAGTACAACGTCTACGACACCCTGTTGCACGTCCCGCTCGTGATCCACGGCGGGGCGTTCGAGCCGACGGCCGACGAGGACGAACTGGTACAGTTGCTCGACCTGTTCCCGACGCTGCTCGATCTGGCAGGGGCCGACGCGCCCGCCGCGCGCGAGCAGGCACAGGGTCAGTCGTTGCTCGCGGGGGAGACGCCCCGCGAGTCGGTGATCGCCGAGTACGTCTCGCCCCAGCCCTCGATGGCGCAGTTGGAGGAGCGCTTCGGCGAGATCCCCGAGTACATGTACGAGTACGACCGCTCGCTGCGGGCGATTCGCACGAAAGAGTACAAGTACATCCGGGGATCGGACGGGAGCGAGGAGCTCTACGACGTCGAACAGGACCCCGACGAGCGCTTCGACATCGCCTCGACCGAACCCGACATCGCCGCGGACATGGCGGTCGATCTGGAGGCGTGGGCCGGCTCCTTCGAGCACGCCGAGAACGCCGGGACCGTCGAGATGACCGAAGCGACCAAGGGCCGTCTCCGTGATCTAGGCTACCTATGA